The genomic window CTGCGCGCGGTCTGCGACATCGAGGTGAAGGGCGCCCGCCAGGCCATCATCGTCACCGAGATTCCCTACCAGGTGAACAAGTCCACCCTGGTGGAGCGGATCGCGGAACTGGTGCGCTCCAAGCTGATCGAGGGCATCAGCGACCTGCGCGACGAAAGCGACCGTTCGGGGCTGCGCATCGTGATCGAGCTGAAGCGCGACGCGGTGGCGGAGATCGTGCTCAACACGCTGTATCGCATGACGCAGCTGCAGATCAGCTTCCCGGTGAATTTCCTGGCGCTGAATGGCGGCCGCCCGCAGCAGATGGGCATCCGCGAGGCGCTGCTGGCCTTCATCGCCTTCCGTGAGGAAGTGATCCTCCGCCGCTCGCGCCACCGCCTGATGAAGGCGCGGGAGCGGGCGCACAATCTGGTGGGCCTCGCCATCGCGGTGGCGAACATTGACGAGGTGATCCGCCTCATCCGCGAAAGCCCCGACGCGGCCGCGGCCCGCGTGGCGCTGATGGCGCGCGACTGGCCGGCGGCCGATGTGGCGCCGCTGGTGGCCCTGGTGCAGGACGAGGGGAACATCCTCTCCGACACCGGCACCATGCGCCTGACGGAAGCCCAGGCGCGCGGCATCCTGGAACTGCGCCTGCAACGCCTGACCGGGCTGGAACGCGCCAAGATCGAGGGCGAGCTGCAGGAAGTGGGCGCCCGCATCGTCGAACTGCTGGACATCCTGGGCAGCCGCCCCCGCCGCATGGAGGTGATGGCCGAGGAACTCACCGCCGTCCGCGCCACGCTGGCCAGCCCGCGCATGACGCGCATCGAGGACATTGACGGCGACATTGACGACGAAAGCCTGATCGCCCCCGCCTCCATGGTCGTGACGCTGACACGCGACGGCTATGTGAAGCGCACCGCCCTCGACGTGTTCCGCGCGCAGCATCGCGGCGGGCGGGGCCGGAGTGCGGCCTCCACCCGCGCCGATGACGTGGTGGTGCGCAGCTTCGTGGCGCACACCCACCAATGGGTCATCTTCTTCACCAGCCGCGGCATCGCCTTCCGCGAGAAGGTCTGGCAGCTGCCCGAGGGCGGTACCGGCGGCAAGGGCCGCTCCCTGCGGCAGGTGCTGCAATTGCAGGAGAACGAGACCATCACCGCCGTCCTGCCGCTGCCGCAGGATGAGACGCTGTGGGACGCGTTGCACCTGGTCTTCGCCACCGCGGGCGGCGACGTGCGGCGCAACCGCTTGTCGGATTTCCGCAACATCCGTTCCTCCGGCCTCATCGCCATGAAGCTGGATGAGGGTGACAAGCTCATCGGCGTCGCCACCTGCCAGGAGGGCGATGACGTGCTGCTGGCCACCCGCCAGGGCAAGGCCATCCGCTTCGTGGCCGATGCCGACACGCTGCGCGTCTTCGCCGGCCGCGATTCGACGGGCGTGCGCGGCATCCGCCTCGCCCCTGGGGATGGCGTGATCGCGCTGGTGGTGCTGCGCCACGTGGAGGCGAGCCCCGCCGAGCGCGAAGCCTATCTGCGCGCCCGCCGCCGCGCCGCCGGCGAGGAGATGGAGGCCGTGCCCGCCGTGATCGAGGACGCGGAGGTGTCGGAGGAAATCACCCTCTCGGCCGAGCGCATGGCCGAGATGGAGCAGGCGGAGCAATTCCTCCTCACCGTCACCGATCGCGGCTTCGGCAAGCGCAGCAGCGCCTATGAATATCGCGTGACGGGCCGTGGTGGGCAGGGCATCGCCAACCTCACCCTGTCGGCCCGCACCGGTTCTGCGGTGGTGGCCAATTTCGTCGTCCATCCGGGCGACCACATCATGCTGATGACCGATGGCGGCCAGGCCATCCGCTTCGCGGCGGAACAGGTCCGCAAGACCGGAAGGCAGTCGCAGGGCGTCATGCTGCAGAGGCTGGACGAGGGCGAGCGGGTGACGAGCTGCTTCCCCGTCCTGGAAGAAGTCGAGGAAACGCAAGAAGATGGTTGAACGCACGGCCCTCTACCCGGGCACTTTCGACCCCGTCACCAATGGCCACCTGGACGTGATCGGCCGCGCCGCGCGGCTGGTGGACCGGCTGGTGGTGGGTGTGGCGATGAACGCCGGCAAGGGCCCCCTCTTCCCCCTGGAGGA from Roseococcus microcysteis includes these protein-coding regions:
- the gyrA gene encoding DNA gyrase subunit A, translating into MSDTAPDEPSSDIAPIALEEEMRRSYLDYAMSVIVSRALPDVRDGLKPVHRRILFAMDEAGYTADKPHRKSARVVGDVMGKYHPHGDSAIYDAMVRMAQPFSMRVPLVDGQGNFGSMDGDPPAAMRYTEVRLAKSATALLEGIDEDTVDFAPNYDESANEPKVLPAAFPNLLVNGAGGIAVGMATNIPTHNPTEVIDATLKLIAEPATTLQELMEIIPGPDFPTGGIILGRSGIRSAFETGRGSIPLRAVCDIEVKGARQAIIVTEIPYQVNKSTLVERIAELVRSKLIEGISDLRDESDRSGLRIVIELKRDAVAEIVLNTLYRMTQLQISFPVNFLALNGGRPQQMGIREALLAFIAFREEVILRRSRHRLMKARERAHNLVGLAIAVANIDEVIRLIRESPDAAAARVALMARDWPAADVAPLVALVQDEGNILSDTGTMRLTEAQARGILELRLQRLTGLERAKIEGELQEVGARIVELLDILGSRPRRMEVMAEELTAVRATLASPRMTRIEDIDGDIDDESLIAPASMVVTLTRDGYVKRTALDVFRAQHRGGRGRSAASTRADDVVVRSFVAHTHQWVIFFTSRGIAFREKVWQLPEGGTGGKGRSLRQVLQLQENETITAVLPLPQDETLWDALHLVFATAGGDVRRNRLSDFRNIRSSGLIAMKLDEGDKLIGVATCQEGDDVLLATRQGKAIRFVADADTLRVFAGRDSTGVRGIRLAPGDGVIALVVLRHVEASPAEREAYLRARRRAAGEEMEAVPAVIEDAEVSEEITLSAERMAEMEQAEQFLLTVTDRGFGKRSSAYEYRVTGRGGQGIANLTLSARTGSAVVANFVVHPGDHIMLMTDGGQAIRFAAEQVRKTGRQSQGVMLQRLDEGERVTSCFPVLEEVEETQEDG